The following nucleotide sequence is from Planctomycetia bacterium.
TCCGAGCCGCTTCGTGCATTTCGCTGACGATCACGTGCAAGCCGCCGAGCGCACGGACGTCGTCTTCCAAGCGGATGTCGGTCCCGCGGCCGGCCATGTTCGTCGCCACGGTCACGCGGCCGCGCTCGCCGGCCCGAGCGATGATGTCGGCTTCGCGGGCCTCTTCGTGGGCGTTAAGGATCTCGTGTGTGATTCCTTCGGCCCGCAGCAACTTCGAGAGATGCAACGAACGATCGATCGAGCGGGTGCCGATCAAGACCGGTCGTCCGACGGCGTTCAGCGCGCGGATCTCGTCGACGATCGCAGTCCATTTCTTGTCGATCGTCGGCAGGATTCGCGTCGGGAGCTTCTTGCGGATCGGCGGCCTGTTGGTCGCGATCGCGCGGACGCCGAGTCGATAGATTCGCTTCAGTTCGCCGGCTGAATCGCGAGCCGTGCCGCTCATCCCGGCGAGG
It contains:
- a CDS encoding preprotein translocase subunit SecA, which encodes GLHQAVEAKEQVELTGDGGQAARITVQEFFLRYRHLAGMSGTARDSAGELKRIYRLGVRAIATNRPPIRKKLPTRILPTIDKKWTAIVDEIRALNAVGRPVLIGTRSIDRSLHLSKLLRAEGITHEILNAHEEAREADIIARAGERGRVTVATNMAGRGTDIRLEDDVRALGGLHVIVSEMHEAARIDRQLVGRCGRQGDPGSFRYHLALEDELLREGLSPRRARQLNRLGARVGADSLASSNLERWFKRAQKAVETRKFRHRKRLLAFEKQRNESAHPLGLDPHLDLPG